Proteins from a genomic interval of Nocardioidaceae bacterium:
- the flgK gene encoding flagellar hook-associated protein FlgK: MAGTFGSLGIALSAMRYSQSVMDVAGNNIANVGTEGYVRRRVEGASVGAPVQPALWSRYDRVGGDGVAVAGLTRMVEEQANVRSRREHGSQTFLDTRATSLSRLESGIGEPGPDGLAAALADLKASFDDLANNPGDQAARQQVLVKAAIVGDALRGQAGNVLDEMTDQQVAITEALSEVETLASDLAATNKAINTATLTEVDASTLMDNRDRIALRLAELTGGSASLRPDGGYDFTVGSVALVQGQQTATLTATDVPPGSGEIAARTALVQVDLAAHLDGLNRIAADLAAAVNTAHRGGHDQDGNPGGDLVAVTAGDEARTLRVVVSDPRQVAASSVSGPANLDAGNADALADAVRVDADYRRLVSGFGATVASTTRLATNQRVLTDQVDAARDQGAGVNLDEEMTNMLAAQRGYEAAARLMRTLDEVLDTLINRTGIR, translated from the coding sequence GTGGCCGGCACCTTCGGCTCCCTCGGCATCGCCCTGAGCGCGATGCGCTACAGCCAGAGCGTCATGGACGTCGCCGGCAACAACATCGCCAACGTCGGCACCGAGGGCTACGTACGCCGCCGCGTCGAGGGAGCCTCGGTGGGTGCTCCCGTGCAGCCCGCGCTGTGGTCGCGCTACGACCGGGTCGGCGGCGACGGTGTCGCCGTGGCGGGCCTGACCCGGATGGTCGAGGAGCAGGCCAACGTACGCAGCCGGCGCGAGCACGGCTCCCAGACCTTCCTGGACACCCGCGCCACGTCGCTGAGCCGGCTGGAGTCCGGGATCGGCGAGCCCGGCCCGGACGGCCTCGCCGCGGCGCTCGCGGACCTCAAGGCCTCCTTCGACGACCTCGCCAACAACCCCGGCGACCAGGCCGCGCGCCAGCAGGTGCTCGTGAAGGCCGCCATCGTGGGCGACGCGCTGCGCGGCCAGGCCGGCAACGTGCTGGACGAGATGACCGACCAGCAGGTCGCGATCACCGAGGCGCTGAGCGAGGTCGAGACGCTCGCCTCGGACCTCGCGGCGACCAACAAGGCGATCAACACCGCGACGCTGACCGAGGTCGATGCCAGCACGCTGATGGACAACCGCGACAGGATCGCCCTGCGCCTCGCCGAGCTGACCGGCGGTTCCGCCTCGTTGCGACCCGACGGGGGCTACGACTTCACCGTTGGCTCCGTCGCGCTCGTGCAGGGACAGCAGACCGCCACCCTCACCGCGACGGACGTGCCGCCGGGCTCCGGCGAGATCGCCGCCCGCACGGCGCTGGTCCAGGTCGACCTCGCCGCGCACCTCGACGGCTTGAACCGGATCGCCGCCGACCTGGCCGCTGCCGTCAACACCGCTCATCGCGGTGGCCACGACCAGGACGGCAACCCGGGCGGCGACCTCGTCGCGGTCACCGCCGGGGACGAGGCCCGTACGCTCCGCGTCGTCGTGAGCGACCCTCGCCAGGTCGCCGCGTCCTCGGTCTCCGGCCCCGCGAACCTCGACGCCGGCAACGCCGACGCGCTCGCCGACGCGGTGCGGGTCGACGCCGACTACCGCCGCCTCGTCTCCGGCTTCGGAGCGACCGTGGCCTCCACGACCCGGCTCGCCACCAACCAGCGGGTGCTGACCGACCAGGTCGACGCCGCCCGCGACCAGGGCGCCGGGGTGAACCTCGACGAGGAGATGACGAACATGCTCGCGGCGCAACGAGGCTACGAGGCGGCCGCGCGGCTGATGCGTACGCTCGACGAGGTGCTGGACACGCTCATCAACCGCACCGGGATCCGCTGA
- a CDS encoding flagellar assembly protein FliW — MTAAPAHHTATEGADVDLPVIELARPMPGFPEHRHFTLVALDDASLLCSLQSLEEEALRFLVVPPHPFFPEYAPVIDDETVGELGVQRAEDVMLLLVVTAGQSLAETTVNLAAPIVVNASTMQAAQVILEDPAWPVKAGLATP, encoded by the coding sequence ATGACTGCCGCCCCAGCCCACCACACCGCCACCGAGGGAGCCGACGTGGACCTGCCCGTGATCGAGCTCGCCCGGCCGATGCCGGGCTTCCCCGAGCACCGCCACTTCACCCTCGTGGCGCTCGACGACGCGAGTCTCCTGTGCAGCCTGCAGTCGCTGGAGGAGGAGGCCCTGCGCTTCCTGGTCGTGCCGCCGCACCCCTTCTTCCCCGAGTACGCCCCCGTGATCGACGACGAGACCGTCGGCGAGCTCGGCGTGCAGCGCGCCGAGGACGTGATGCTGCTCCTCGTGGTCACGGCCGGCCAGTCGCTCGCGGAGACCACCGTCAACCTGGCGGCACCCATCGTCGTGAACGCCTCGACGATGCAGGCCGCGCAGGTGATCCTCGAGGACCCCGCCTGGCCGGTGAAGGCGGGACTCGCCACGCCGTGA
- the csrA gene encoding carbon storage regulator CsrA, translating into MLVLSRRIGESIVIGDDVTVTVLEVRGDVVRVGIDAPRSVAVHRAELLEQIGESNRDAASPADSAVDQLKGALLGRRGGLDLPRADRPGRGGDAGPSSQP; encoded by the coding sequence ATGCTGGTCCTGAGCCGTCGCATCGGAGAGAGCATCGTCATCGGCGACGACGTCACCGTGACCGTGCTCGAGGTGCGTGGCGACGTGGTGCGTGTGGGCATCGATGCGCCGCGCTCGGTCGCGGTCCACCGCGCCGAGCTGCTCGAGCAGATCGGCGAGTCCAACCGCGACGCGGCCTCGCCGGCGGACTCCGCCGTCGACCAGCTCAAGGGCGCGCTGCTCGGTCGCCGCGGCGGCCTCGACCTGCCCCGCGCCGATCGCCCGGGCCGGGGCGGCGACGCAGGCCCGTCCTCCCAGCCCTGA
- a CDS encoding chemotaxis protein CheW, which translates to MDEDEEIVEEFLVESHEQLDQLDRDLVELERDPSSRELLSGIFRAIHTIKGTSGFLALTRLENLTHVGENLLSRLRDGQMELTPDIGEQLLRMVDTVRALLVQVEQHRTDADGVPEVDEVVAALQAALEGRTPPPATDLQRAEPLPELESQPEPRPEPRPESAPQPELQSDDPPPEVDPPGSVVDASIRVDVALLDDLVQLVGELVLTRNQILQRTSVTDDVELLRASQRLDLVASELQESVMRTRMQPIGQVWAKMPRVVRDLARQLGREVDLRLEGHDTELDRSLLEALKGPLAHLVRNALDHGIEPPSTREQLGKARTGRLLLRASHENGLVVIEISDDGAGLDPARIARTAVSRGVVGRDEADRMTDKELVELLFRPGFSTAAEVTNVSGRGVGMDVVRTNIERIGGTVDLTSETGRGTTCRVRIPLTLAIIPALVVAEAGERYAIPQSDLVELVRLEGGQDAPEVEQVAGAPVLHLRGDRLPLVRLADELGLPPTRPDALVVVVVEADGARFGLAVDDVHDTQEIVVKPIGRALKGLGTYAGATIMGDGRVSLILDVAGIAASHGLHGLHGLHADVAVTASTAAPQTLETSRSLLVLEVAGGRRAALPLAEVARLEDIAADTVEWTGDREVVQYRDGLLPLVRLATAIGLPDTSDGRDRLSLVVHEGDGTRVGLVFDQVVDVVESAAVPSSVGRRPGVTGSAVVADQVTDLVDLHDVVRAAEVVA; encoded by the coding sequence ATGGACGAGGACGAGGAGATCGTCGAGGAGTTCCTCGTGGAGAGCCACGAGCAGCTCGACCAGCTCGACCGGGACCTGGTCGAGCTGGAGCGCGACCCGTCCTCCCGCGAGCTGCTCAGCGGGATCTTCCGCGCCATCCACACGATCAAGGGCACCAGCGGATTCCTCGCGCTGACGCGCCTGGAGAACCTGACCCACGTCGGGGAAAACCTCCTCTCGCGCCTGCGCGACGGGCAGATGGAGCTGACCCCCGACATCGGCGAGCAGCTGCTGCGGATGGTCGACACCGTCCGCGCCCTGCTGGTGCAGGTCGAGCAGCACCGCACCGACGCCGACGGCGTCCCCGAGGTCGACGAGGTCGTGGCCGCCCTCCAGGCCGCGCTCGAGGGCCGTACGCCGCCCCCGGCGACCGACCTGCAGCGAGCCGAGCCCCTCCCCGAGCTCGAGTCCCAGCCCGAGCCCCGTCCCGAGCCCCGTCCCGAGTCCGCGCCGCAGCCCGAGCTGCAGTCCGACGATCCCCCGCCCGAGGTCGACCCACCGGGCAGCGTCGTGGACGCCAGCATCCGCGTCGACGTGGCGCTGCTCGACGACCTCGTGCAGCTCGTCGGTGAGCTGGTGCTCACGCGCAACCAGATCCTGCAGCGCACCTCGGTGACCGACGACGTCGAGCTGCTGCGCGCCTCGCAGCGCCTGGACCTCGTGGCCTCGGAGCTCCAGGAGTCGGTGATGCGGACGCGGATGCAACCCATCGGTCAGGTGTGGGCGAAGATGCCGCGCGTCGTCCGCGACCTCGCGCGTCAGCTGGGCCGCGAGGTCGACCTGCGGCTCGAGGGGCACGACACCGAGCTGGACCGCTCCTTGCTCGAGGCCCTCAAGGGCCCCTTGGCGCACCTGGTGCGCAACGCGCTCGACCACGGCATCGAGCCCCCGTCGACGCGGGAGCAGCTGGGCAAGGCCCGCACCGGTCGACTGCTCCTGCGCGCCAGTCACGAGAACGGCCTCGTGGTCATCGAGATCAGCGACGACGGCGCCGGCCTCGACCCGGCGAGGATCGCCCGGACAGCCGTGTCGCGTGGGGTCGTGGGTCGCGACGAGGCCGACCGCATGACCGACAAGGAGCTGGTCGAGCTGCTCTTCCGACCCGGCTTCTCCACCGCCGCCGAGGTCACGAACGTCTCCGGCCGAGGCGTCGGCATGGACGTGGTGCGCACCAACATCGAGCGCATCGGCGGCACGGTCGACCTCACCTCGGAGACGGGTCGGGGCACCACCTGCCGGGTGCGTATCCCGTTGACCCTGGCGATCATCCCGGCGCTGGTCGTCGCCGAGGCGGGCGAGCGGTACGCGATCCCCCAGAGCGACCTTGTCGAGCTCGTGCGGCTGGAGGGTGGTCAGGACGCCCCCGAGGTCGAGCAGGTCGCCGGCGCCCCGGTGCTGCACCTGCGTGGCGACCGGCTGCCCCTGGTCAGGCTCGCCGACGAGCTCGGCCTGCCACCGACCCGGCCGGACGCCCTGGTCGTGGTCGTCGTCGAGGCCGACGGGGCCCGCTTCGGCCTGGCCGTCGACGACGTCCACGACACCCAGGAGATCGTCGTGAAGCCCATCGGCCGTGCGCTCAAGGGCCTCGGGACCTACGCCGGCGCCACCATCATGGGCGACGGCCGGGTCTCGCTGATCCTCGACGTCGCCGGCATCGCCGCCTCGCACGGCCTGCACGGCCTGCACGGCCTGCACGCCGACGTCGCGGTCACGGCGTCGACCGCGGCTCCGCAGACCCTCGAGACCTCGCGGTCGCTGCTGGTGCTGGAGGTCGCGGGTGGCCGACGGGCGGCCCTGCCGCTCGCCGAGGTGGCACGGCTGGAGGACATCGCCGCCGACACCGTCGAGTGGACCGGCGACCGGGAGGTCGTGCAGTACCGCGACGGCCTGCTGCCCCTCGTACGCCTCGCGACGGCGATCGGCCTGCCCGACACCTCGGACGGCCGCGACCGGCTGAGCCTCGTGGTGCACGAGGGCGACGGGACCCGCGTCGGGCTCGTGTTCGACCAGGTCGTCGACGTCGTCGAGAGCGCAGCGGTGCCCTCCTCGGTGGGGCGTCGCCCGGGCGTCACCGGCTCGGCGGTCGTCGCCGACCAGGTCACCGACCTGGTCGACCTGCACGACGTCGTACGGGCGGCGGAGGTGGTCGCATGA
- a CDS encoding chemotaxis protein CheW: MSAAPMTSDIEQVCTCWVDGQLFGVPVQWVQEVLREQPLTPVPRAPGAVLGLINLRGQIVTAIDLRSCLGLRPRPTGRPAMNIVVRSRGEVVSLVVDDIGDVVPVDAAPVAVPSNVPARIRAVVSGVIGHAGSSLLVLDPDAAIDSPVDTSGGNP; this comes from the coding sequence ATGAGCGCGGCCCCGATGACCTCCGACATCGAGCAGGTCTGCACCTGCTGGGTCGACGGCCAGCTCTTCGGCGTCCCCGTGCAGTGGGTCCAGGAGGTGCTGCGCGAGCAGCCGCTCACCCCGGTGCCGCGGGCACCCGGCGCGGTCCTGGGCCTGATCAACCTGCGCGGACAGATCGTCACGGCCATCGACCTGCGCAGCTGCCTGGGTCTGAGGCCGCGCCCGACCGGCCGACCCGCGATGAACATCGTGGTCCGCAGTCGCGGCGAGGTCGTCAGCCTCGTCGTCGACGACATCGGGGACGTCGTCCCCGTGGACGCGGCGCCCGTCGCGGTCCCCAGCAACGTCCCCGCGCGGATCCGCGCGGTGGTCTCCGGCGTCATCGGCCACGCGGGGTCGTCCCTGCTGGTGCTCGACCCCGACGCCGCCATCGACTCACCCGTTGACACCTCCGGAGGGAACCCATGA